The following proteins come from a genomic window of Pseudomonas putida:
- a CDS encoding DUF3077 domain-containing protein, whose protein sequence is MTTEDTQFTVGKTTFYQGENGTHPLFRIEPGIPCRDAREQSSELMGYVRELTITGLMDEKPMMLWAAHYLSAMAKALMDDAELGMKQ, encoded by the coding sequence ATGACAACAGAAGACACCCAGTTCACCGTCGGCAAGACCACCTTCTACCAGGGCGAGAATGGCACACATCCACTGTTTCGCATCGAGCCGGGTATCCCGTGCCGGGATGCCCGAGAGCAGTCTTCGGAGTTGATGGGCTATGTGCGCGAACTGACCATTACCGGGTTGATGGATGAGAAACCGATGATGCTCTGGGCTGCGCATTATTTGAGTGCGATGGCCAAGGCACTGATGGATGATGCTGAGTTGGGGATGAAGCAGTGA
- the putA gene encoding trifunctional transcriptional regulator/proline dehydrogenase/L-glutamate gamma-semialdehyde dehydrogenase — MATTTLGVKLDDPTRERLKAAAQSIDRTPHWLIKQAIFNYLEKLEGGATLTELNGQANSPADDAGEVQPDHAHQCFLEFAESILPQSVLRSAITAAYRRPEQEVVPMLLEQARLSAPLAEATNKMAAGIAEKLRNQKSAGGRAGIVQGLLQEFSLSSQEGVALMCLAEALLRIPDKGTRDALIRDKISSGNWHPHLGNSPSLFVNAATWGLLLTGKLVSTHNEAGLTTSLTRIIGKSGEPMIRKGVDMAMRLMGEQFVTGETIAEALANASRFESKGFRYSYDMLGEAALTEHDAQKYLASYEQAIHSIGKASHGRGIYEGPGISIKLSALHPRYSRAQYERVMEELYPRLLSLTLLAKQYDIGLNIDAEEADRLELSLDLLERLCFEPSLAGWNGIGFVIQAYQKRCPYVIDYVIDLAKRSRHRLMIRLVKGAYWDSEIKRAQVEGLEGYPVYTRKVYTDVSYVACARKLLAVPEAIYPQFATHNAHTLSAIYHIAGQNYYPGQYEFQCLHGMGEPLYEQVVGKVSEGKLNRPCRVYAPVGTHETLLAYLVRRLLENGANTSFVNRIADHSISIQELVADPVASIERMATQEGSIGLPHPRIPLPRDLYGSERANSAGIDMANEHRLASLSCAMLATAHNDWKATPLLACAASESAATAVLNPADHRDVVGHVQEATVADVDNAIQCALNAAPIWQATPPAERAAILERTADLMEAEIQPLMGLLIREAGKTFANAIAEVREAVDFLRYYAVQARNDFSNDAHRPLGPVVCISPWNFPLAIFTGQVAAALAAGNPVLAKPAEQTPMIAAQAVRLLLEAGIPEGVLQLLPGRGETVGAGLVGDERVKGVMFTGSTEVARLLQRNVAGRLDNQGRPIPLIAETGGQNAMIVDSSALTEQVVIDVVSSAFDSAGQRCSALRVLCLQEDSADRVIEMLKGAMAESRLGNPDRLAVDIGPVIDAEAKAGIEKHIQGMREKGRPVYQVAIADAAETKRGTFVMPTLIELESFDELKREIFGPVLHVVRYNRRNLDQLIEQINNSGYGLTLGVHTRIDETIAKVVENANAGNMYVNRNIVGAVVGVQPFGGEGLSGTGPKAGGPLYLYRLLSTRPADAIGRHFQQQDGEGKPDRTLHEQLVKPLHGLKAWAQSNQLADLAALCDQFASQSQSGIARLLPGPTGERNSYTILPREHVLCLADNEADLLAQLAAVLAVGSSAVWADSEPGKALRARLPRELQAKVKLVADWNKDEVAFDAVIHHGDSDQLRSVCQQVAKRAGAIVGVHGLSSGDHQIALERLVIERAVSVNTAAAGGNASLMTIG, encoded by the coding sequence ATGGCGACGACCACCCTTGGGGTCAAACTCGATGACCCTACCCGTGAGCGACTCAAGGCAGCTGCGCAGTCCATCGACCGCACGCCGCACTGGTTGATCAAGCAAGCAATCTTCAATTACCTGGAGAAGCTCGAGGGTGGCGCCACCCTGACCGAACTCAACGGTCAGGCCAACAGCCCGGCCGATGATGCCGGTGAAGTACAGCCCGACCATGCGCACCAGTGCTTCCTGGAGTTCGCTGAGAGCATCCTGCCCCAGTCGGTGCTGCGCTCGGCCATTACAGCCGCCTATCGCCGCCCCGAGCAGGAAGTGGTGCCGATGCTGCTGGAACAGGCGCGCCTGAGCGCACCCCTGGCCGAGGCGACCAACAAGATGGCCGCCGGCATCGCCGAGAAGCTGCGCAACCAGAAGAGCGCCGGTGGCCGCGCCGGCATCGTCCAGGGCCTGCTGCAGGAGTTCTCGCTGTCGTCCCAGGAAGGCGTGGCGCTGATGTGCCTGGCCGAAGCCCTGCTGCGTATTCCCGACAAAGGCACCCGTGACGCGCTGATCCGCGACAAGATCAGCAGCGGCAACTGGCACCCGCACTTGGGCAACAGCCCGTCGCTGTTCGTCAACGCGGCCACCTGGGGCCTGTTGCTGACCGGTAAACTGGTTTCCACCCACAACGAAGCCGGCCTCACCACCTCGCTCACCCGCATCATCGGCAAGAGCGGCGAACCGATGATCCGCAAGGGCGTCGACATGGCCATGCGCCTGATGGGCGAACAGTTTGTCACCGGCGAGACCATCGCCGAAGCACTGGCCAACGCCAGCCGCTTCGAGTCCAAGGGCTTCCGCTACTCCTACGACATGCTCGGCGAAGCCGCGCTGACCGAGCACGATGCGCAGAAATACCTGGCGTCCTATGAGCAGGCGATCCACTCGATCGGCAAGGCCTCCCACGGCCGCGGCATCTATGAAGGCCCGGGCATCTCGATCAAGCTCTCGGCACTGCACCCACGCTACAGCCGCGCTCAATACGAGCGGGTGATGGAAGAGTTGTACCCGCGCCTGCTGTCGCTGACCCTGCTGGCCAAGCAGTATGACATCGGCCTGAACATCGACGCTGAAGAGGCCGACCGCCTGGAGCTGTCGCTCGACCTGCTCGAGCGCCTGTGCTTCGAGCCATCACTGGCCGGCTGGAACGGCATCGGCTTTGTCATCCAGGCTTACCAGAAGCGCTGCCCATATGTGATCGACTACGTCATCGACCTGGCCAAACGCAGCCGTCACCGCCTGATGATCCGCCTGGTGAAAGGCGCCTACTGGGACAGCGAAATCAAGCGCGCTCAGGTTGAGGGTCTGGAAGGCTACCCGGTCTACACCCGCAAGGTGTACACCGACGTTTCCTACGTCGCTTGCGCCCGCAAGTTGCTGGCGGTACCGGAAGCCATCTACCCGCAGTTCGCCACCCACAACGCCCACACCCTGTCGGCCATCTACCACATCGCCGGCCAGAACTATTACCCGGGGCAGTACGAGTTCCAGTGCCTGCACGGCATGGGCGAACCGCTGTACGAGCAGGTTGTAGGCAAAGTCTCGGAAGGCAAGCTTAACCGCCCGTGCCGCGTCTACGCGCCGGTCGGCACCCACGAAACCCTGCTGGCCTACCTGGTGCGCCGCCTGCTGGAAAACGGCGCGAACACCTCGTTCGTCAACCGTATCGCCGACCACTCGATCTCCATCCAGGAACTGGTCGCCGACCCGGTCGCCAGTATCGAGCGCATGGCCACCCAGGAAGGCAGCATCGGCCTGCCGCACCCGCGCATCCCGTTACCGCGTGACCTGTATGGCAGTGAGCGGGCCAACTCGGCCGGTATCGACATGGCCAACGAACACCGCCTGGCGTCGTTGTCCTGCGCCATGCTGGCCACAGCCCACAATGACTGGAAAGCCACCCCATTGCTGGCCTGCGCCGCCAGCGAAAGCGCTGCCACAGCGGTACTGAACCCGGCAGATCATCGCGACGTGGTCGGCCACGTGCAGGAAGCCACCGTTGCCGACGTCGACAACGCCATCCAGTGCGCGCTCAATGCCGCACCGATCTGGCAGGCCACTCCACCCGCTGAGCGCGCAGCGATCCTGGAGCGCACCGCTGACCTGATGGAAGCCGAGATCCAGCCGCTGATGGGCCTGCTCATCCGCGAGGCCGGCAAAACCTTCGCCAACGCCATTGCCGAAGTGCGCGAGGCCGTTGACTTCCTGCGCTACTACGCCGTGCAGGCGCGCAACGATTTCAGCAATGACGCCCACCGCCCATTGGGCCCGGTGGTGTGCATCAGCCCGTGGAACTTCCCGCTGGCCATCTTCACCGGCCAGGTAGCCGCAGCCTTGGCTGCCGGTAACCCTGTGCTGGCCAAACCCGCCGAACAGACCCCGATGATCGCAGCCCAGGCTGTGCGCCTGCTGCTCGAAGCCGGCATTCCGGAAGGCGTGCTGCAACTGCTGCCAGGGCGCGGCGAAACCGTTGGTGCCGGCCTGGTCGGCGACGAACGCGTCAAGGGCGTGATGTTCACCGGTTCCACCGAAGTGGCGCGCCTGCTGCAACGCAACGTCGCCGGGCGCCTGGACAACCAGGGCCGTCCGATCCCGCTGATCGCCGAAACCGGTGGCCAGAACGCGATGATCGTCGATTCCTCGGCGCTGACCGAGCAGGTGGTGATCGACGTGGTGTCCTCGGCCTTCGACAGTGCTGGCCAGCGCTGCTCGGCCCTGCGCGTGCTGTGCCTGCAGGAAGACTCGGCTGACCGCGTGATCGAGATGCTCAAAGGTGCCATGGCCGAAAGTCGCCTGGGCAACCCTGACCGCCTGGCCGTGGACATTGGCCCGGTAATCGATGCCGAAGCCAAGGCCGGTATCGAGAAGCACATCCAGGGCATGCGCGAAAAAGGCCGCCCTGTTTATCAGGTCGCCATCGCCGATGCTGCTGAAACCAAGCGTGGCACCTTCGTGATGCCGACCCTGATCGAGCTGGAGAGCTTCGATGAGCTCAAGCGCGAGATCTTCGGCCCGGTACTGCACGTGGTGCGTTACAACCGCCGCAACCTCGACCAGTTGATCGAGCAGATCAACAACTCCGGCTATGGCCTGACCCTCGGCGTGCATACCCGCATCGACGAGACCATCGCCAAGGTGGTGGAGAACGCCAACGCCGGCAACATGTACGTCAACCGCAACATCGTTGGTGCGGTGGTGGGCGTGCAGCCGTTCGGTGGTGAAGGCCTGTCCGGTACCGGCCCGAAAGCGGGTGGCCCGCTGTACCTGTACCGCCTGCTGTCGACCCGCCCGGCAGACGCCATTGGCCGTCACTTCCAGCAGCAGGATGGCGAAGGCAAACCGGACCGCACCCTGCACGAACAGCTGGTCAAGCCGCTGCACGGCCTGAAGGCCTGGGCCCAGAGCAACCAGCTGGCCGACTTGGCTGCGCTGTGCGACCAGTTCGCCAGCCAGTCGCAGAGCGGCATCGCCCGCCTGCTGCCAGGCCCGACCGGCGAGCGCAACAGCTACACCATCCTGCCACGCGAGCACGTGCTGTGCCTGGCCGACAACGAGGCTGACCTGCTGGCGCAGTTGGCCGCAGTACTGGCCGTCGGCAGCTCGGCGGTGTGGGCAGACAGCGAGCCTGGCAAAGCCCTGCGTGCCCGCCTGCCGCGTGAGCTGCAGGCCAAGGTCAAGCTGGTGGCGGACTGGAACAAGGATGAAGTGGCGTTCGACGCCGTGATTCACCATGGCGATTCGGACCAGCTGCGCAGCGTGTGCCAGCAGGTGGCCAAGCGTGCTGGTGCGATCGTCGGTGTGCACGGGCTGTCCAGCGGGGATCACCAGATTGCGCTGGAGCGGCTGGTGATTGAGCGGGCGGTGAGTGTGAACACCGCGGCGGCGGGGGGGAATGCCAGCTTGATGACCATTGGCTGA
- the putP gene encoding sodium/proline symporter PutP, with protein sequence MGNPLTITFVIYIAVMVLIGFAAYRSTKNLSDYILGGRSLGSVVTALSAGASDMSGWLLMGLPGAIYFSGLSEAWIAIGLTVGAYLNWLFVAGRLRVQTEHNGDALTLPDYFSSRFEDSSGLLRIISAIVILVFFTIYCASGIVAGARLFESTFGMSYETALWAGAAATIAYTFIGGFLAVSWTDTVQASLMIFALILTPIIVLISTGGFDTTFLAIEAQNPAHFDMLKGATFIGIISLMGWGLGYFGQPHILARFMAADSVKSIANARRISMTWMILCLVGTCAVGFFGIAYFSAHPELAGPVTENHERVFIELAKILFNPWVAGVLLSAILAAVMSTLSCQLLVCSSALTEDFYKAFLRKNASQRELVWVGRLMVLAVALIAIAMAANPENRVLGLVAYAWAGFGAAFGPVVLISVLWKGMTRNGALAGIVVGALTVILWKQFDTIGLYEIIPGFLFASIAIVVVSKLGSPSNSMVSRFETADAAYHAEK encoded by the coding sequence ATGGGCAATCCACTAACGATCACTTTCGTGATCTATATCGCGGTAATGGTACTGATCGGCTTCGCCGCCTATCGCTCCACCAAGAACCTTTCCGATTACATTCTGGGCGGCCGCAGCCTGGGTAGCGTTGTCACCGCGCTTTCCGCTGGTGCTTCCGACATGAGCGGCTGGCTGCTGATGGGCCTGCCGGGCGCCATCTACTTTTCAGGCCTGTCCGAGGCCTGGATCGCCATCGGCCTGACCGTCGGTGCCTACCTCAACTGGCTGTTCGTCGCTGGCCGTCTGCGCGTGCAGACCGAGCACAACGGCGATGCGCTGACCCTGCCGGACTACTTCTCCAGCCGCTTCGAAGACAGCAGCGGCCTGCTGCGGATCATTTCGGCCATCGTCATCCTGGTGTTCTTCACCATCTATTGCGCCTCCGGTATCGTCGCCGGCGCCCGCCTGTTCGAAAGTACCTTCGGCATGTCGTACGAGACTGCGCTGTGGGCCGGTGCTGCGGCTACCATCGCCTACACCTTCATCGGTGGCTTCCTGGCGGTGAGCTGGACAGACACCGTGCAGGCCTCGCTGATGATCTTCGCGCTGATCCTGACCCCGATCATCGTGCTGATCTCCACGGGCGGCTTCGACACGACCTTCCTGGCCATCGAAGCGCAGAACCCGGCGCACTTCGACATGCTCAAGGGCGCGACCTTCATCGGCATCATTTCGCTGATGGGCTGGGGCCTGGGCTACTTCGGTCAGCCGCACATCCTGGCGCGCTTCATGGCCGCTGATTCGGTCAAATCGATCGCCAACGCCCGCCGCATCTCCATGACCTGGATGATCCTGTGCCTGGTCGGTACCTGCGCCGTGGGCTTCTTCGGTATCGCTTATTTCTCCGCTCACCCTGAGCTGGCCGGCCCGGTCACCGAGAACCACGAGCGTGTGTTCATCGAGCTGGCGAAGATCCTGTTCAACCCTTGGGTAGCCGGTGTGCTGCTGTCGGCCATTCTGGCCGCGGTGATGAGTACCTTGAGCTGCCAGTTGCTGGTGTGCTCCAGTGCGCTGACCGAAGACTTCTACAAGGCCTTCCTGCGCAAGAATGCCTCGCAGCGTGAATTGGTCTGGGTCGGTCGCCTGATGGTGCTGGCCGTGGCCCTGATCGCCATCGCCATGGCTGCCAATCCGGAAAACCGCGTGCTGGGCCTGGTGGCCTACGCCTGGGCCGGCTTTGGTGCCGCCTTCGGTCCGGTCGTGTTGATCTCGGTGCTGTGGAAAGGCATGACCCGTAACGGCGCGCTGGCCGGTATCGTGGTCGGTGCACTGACCGTGATCCTTTGGAAACAGTTCGACACCATCGGGTTGTACGAAATCATCCCGGGCTTCCTGTTCGCCAGCATCGCCATCGTCGTGGTGAGCAAGCTCGGCAGCCCGTCGAACAGCATGGTTTCGCGCTTTGAAACCGCTGATGCCGCGTATCACGCTGAAAAGTAA
- a CDS encoding 23S rRNA (adenine(2030)-N(6))-methyltransferase RlmJ: protein MNYRHAFHAGNHADVLKHIVLTRLIALMSRKEQPFAYIDTHAGLGLYDLQGDQATRTGEYLEGVARLWNRDDLPAMAADYLRIIKRLNSDGELRYYPGSPELARRLMRQQDRALLNEKHPEDGPLLKENMKKDPRVVVHLGEGWHVPRALLPVPEKRAIMLIDPPFEQADELKRCTTSLKEAIGRMRQTVAAIWYPIKDQRSLTRFYQDLTSTGAPKLLRVELYVHHQDSPQGLNGSGLAIANPPWGLEEELKELLPWLAKELAQTAGSYRMDWLIAE, encoded by the coding sequence ATGAACTATCGTCACGCCTTCCACGCCGGCAACCATGCCGACGTCCTCAAGCACATCGTGCTGACCCGCCTCATCGCCCTGATGTCGCGCAAAGAACAGCCGTTCGCCTATATCGATACCCACGCCGGCCTGGGTCTGTATGACCTGCAGGGCGACCAGGCCACCCGTACCGGTGAGTACCTGGAAGGGGTCGCGCGCCTGTGGAATCGCGATGATCTACCGGCCATGGCCGCCGATTACCTGCGCATCATCAAGCGCCTGAACAGCGATGGCGAGTTGCGCTACTACCCCGGCTCGCCGGAGCTGGCCCGCCGCCTGATGCGCCAGCAGGACCGCGCCCTGCTCAACGAGAAGCACCCCGAAGACGGGCCGCTGCTCAAAGAGAACATGAAGAAAGACCCGCGCGTGGTGGTGCACCTGGGTGAAGGTTGGCACGTGCCGCGGGCGTTGTTGCCGGTGCCGGAAAAGCGCGCGATCATGCTGATCGACCCGCCGTTCGAGCAAGCCGATGAGCTCAAGCGTTGCACCACGTCGCTCAAAGAGGCGATCGGCCGCATGCGCCAGACCGTCGCGGCCATCTGGTACCCGATCAAGGACCAGCGCTCGCTCACCCGGTTCTATCAGGACCTGACCAGCACTGGTGCGCCCAAGCTGCTGCGAGTCGAGCTGTACGTTCACCACCAGGACAGCCCGCAGGGCCTCAATGGTTCGGGCCTGGCCATTGCAAACCCGCCATGGGGGCTGGAAGAAGAACTCAAGGAGCTGCTGCCCTGGCTAGCCAAAGAGCTGGCGCAGACGGCCGGCAGTTACCGGATGGACTGGCTGATTGCTGAATAA
- a CDS encoding carbamoyltransferase, which translates to MALTILGLSGALSHDPSAALYIDGKLIAAAEEERFVRDKHAKNRMPYESAKFCLEQAGIKPSDVDVVAIPFAPISLFGKARWHYAKRYWYAPDRALDAILMGNRRYKRYRKKIVWCLEQLGFDPKKVKIEPVEHHLAHASSAYHCSGFKEKTAILGIDGKGEYATTFFGYGENGKIHKIKEFFDPDSLGGLYGAITEFLGFEMLDGEFKVMGMAPYGDASKYDFSRLASFENGELVINTEYANVIGLRRYKEKGKGFYFSPKLIEWLGPKREGDIADEPYIHYAASMQALFEKLALQMIDHYLGDTLRETGKLAFAGGCALNVKLNQKIIARPDVKELFVQPASGDAGTAVGAAAYVSHARGVPVEKMEHVYLGPSYSNEDVIAACARHPNQPKWRKLDDMPRQIARIMVDGNPVAWFQGRMEFGPRALGGRSIIGCPSVEGVADRINHQIKFRERWRPFCPSMLDTVAPQMIKIDHPAPFMTFTFEVAEEWKTRVPEVVHEDGTSRAQVLKREYNPRYYDMMKALEDLTGNGVSLNTSLNRRGEPMICSPTDALNMFFGSDLQYLIMEDILVVKDGAAAYDQPL; encoded by the coding sequence TTGGCATTGACGATTCTTGGCCTGTCCGGCGCCCTTAGCCATGACCCTTCCGCGGCCCTGTACATCGACGGCAAACTGATTGCCGCCGCCGAAGAAGAGCGCTTCGTGCGTGACAAGCATGCGAAGAACCGCATGCCTTACGAGTCGGCGAAGTTCTGTCTGGAACAGGCTGGCATCAAGCCGTCCGATGTCGACGTGGTCGCCATCCCGTTCGCCCCGATCAGCCTGTTCGGCAAGGCTCGCTGGCACTATGCCAAGCGCTACTGGTACGCCCCGGATCGGGCCCTCGACGCGATCCTGATGGGCAACCGTCGCTACAAGCGCTACCGCAAGAAGATCGTCTGGTGCCTGGAGCAACTGGGCTTCGACCCGAAAAAAGTCAAGATCGAGCCGGTCGAGCACCACCTGGCGCATGCCTCCAGTGCCTATCACTGCTCGGGCTTCAAGGAAAAGACTGCGATCCTGGGTATTGACGGCAAGGGTGAGTACGCCACCACTTTCTTCGGCTATGGCGAAAACGGCAAGATCCACAAGATCAAGGAATTCTTCGACCCGGATTCGCTGGGCGGCCTGTACGGCGCGATCACCGAATTCCTCGGCTTCGAAATGCTCGATGGCGAATTCAAGGTCATGGGCATGGCGCCCTATGGCGATGCCAGCAAATATGACTTCTCCCGCCTGGCCAGCTTCGAGAACGGCGAACTGGTGATCAACACCGAGTATGCCAACGTCATCGGCCTGCGCCGCTATAAAGAGAAGGGCAAGGGCTTCTACTTCTCGCCGAAACTGATCGAATGGCTGGGCCCCAAGCGCGAAGGCGACATTGCTGACGAGCCCTATATCCATTACGCAGCGAGCATGCAGGCACTGTTCGAGAAGCTGGCCCTGCAGATGATCGACCACTACCTGGGCGACACCCTGCGTGAAACCGGCAAACTGGCCTTCGCCGGCGGCTGCGCACTGAACGTCAAACTCAACCAGAAGATCATCGCCCGCCCGGACGTCAAAGAGCTGTTCGTCCAGCCGGCCTCCGGTGACGCCGGTACTGCAGTCGGTGCTGCGGCCTATGTGTCCCACGCCCGTGGCGTACCGGTCGAGAAGATGGAGCACGTCTACCTCGGCCCTTCGTACTCCAACGAAGACGTCATTGCCGCCTGTGCCCGTCACCCGAACCAGCCGAAGTGGCGCAAGCTCGACGACATGCCACGGCAGATCGCCCGGATCATGGTCGACGGCAACCCGGTGGCCTGGTTCCAGGGCCGCATGGAGTTCGGCCCGCGCGCTCTGGGTGGCCGTTCGATCATCGGCTGCCCGAGTGTCGAAGGGGTGGCTGACCGTATCAACCACCAGATCAAGTTCCGCGAACGCTGGAGACCTTTCTGCCCGTCGATGCTGGACACCGTCGCCCCGCAAATGATCAAGATCGATCACCCGGCGCCGTTCATGACCTTCACCTTCGAAGTGGCTGAAGAGTGGAAAACCCGAGTGCCGGAAGTGGTTCACGAGGATGGCACTTCGCGTGCGCAGGTGCTCAAGCGTGAGTACAACCCGCGTTACTACGACATGATGAAGGCGCTGGAAGACCTGACCGGTAATGGCGTGTCGCTGAACACTTCGCTCAACCGCCGTGGCGAGCCGATGATCTGCTCGCCGACCGATGCGCTGAACATGTTCTTCGGCTCGGACCTGCAGTACCTGATCATGGAAGACATTCTTGTTGTGAAGGACGGCGCCGCCGCGTATGACCAGCCGCTCTGA
- a CDS encoding glycosyltransferase, which yields MTSRSEPRILQFCHGYDGPFLDCARQYASLFQGSGYKVTTVFLTGAADPQVAAGCASDEVLFLQFSSKAVRGLKLGAIRALRRIAAERNFSFCIAHRFKPIYVALLATGLPVIGVHHAFGDYERKGRRLFANLFSKRLSLLGVSDAVRDDMRRCLPQWPAERIQTLYNRIDIEALQATLVPRAEARQALGLDAQAWVVGNVGRLHPDKDQATLLRGFAQALPELPAGARLAILGMGRLEDKLKALAGELGIAGQVDFLGQVPDARRYFQAFDVFALSSDHEPFGMVLLEAMVAGVPVLATACGGAREVVEGVGVLFPLGDASQLAQGLKHMALLDEQQRDACASHMLRRLRERFSDQAVREAFWQLPQVSALVVRK from the coding sequence ATGACCAGCCGCTCTGAGCCGCGCATCCTGCAGTTCTGCCATGGCTATGACGGGCCGTTCCTCGACTGTGCCCGTCAGTACGCCAGCCTGTTCCAGGGCAGCGGCTACAAGGTCACCACGGTATTCCTCACCGGTGCCGCCGACCCGCAGGTTGCGGCTGGCTGCGCGTCGGACGAGGTGCTGTTCCTCCAGTTCAGCTCCAAGGCCGTTCGCGGCCTGAAGCTCGGCGCCATACGCGCCCTGCGCCGCATCGCGGCCGAGCGCAATTTCAGCTTCTGCATCGCCCACCGCTTCAAGCCGATCTACGTGGCTTTGCTGGCGACGGGCCTGCCGGTGATCGGCGTGCACCATGCGTTCGGCGACTATGAGCGCAAGGGGCGGCGCCTGTTCGCCAACCTGTTCAGCAAACGGCTGAGCCTGCTTGGCGTGTCGGACGCCGTGCGTGACGACATGCGCCGTTGCCTGCCTCAGTGGCCGGCCGAACGTATCCAGACGCTGTACAACCGTATCGACATCGAGGCCCTGCAGGCCACGCTGGTTCCGCGCGCTGAAGCGCGTCAGGCCCTTGGCCTGGATGCGCAGGCGTGGGTCGTCGGCAATGTCGGGCGCCTGCACCCGGACAAGGATCAGGCGACCTTGCTGCGCGGCTTTGCCCAAGCCCTCCCTGAGTTGCCGGCCGGCGCTCGTCTGGCGATCCTCGGCATGGGGCGCCTGGAAGACAAGCTCAAGGCGCTGGCTGGCGAGCTGGGCATTGCCGGGCAAGTCGACTTTCTGGGCCAGGTCCCGGATGCGCGCCGCTACTTCCAGGCATTCGACGTGTTTGCCCTGAGTTCCGACCATGAACCATTCGGTATGGTCCTGCTCGAAGCCATGGTGGCCGGCGTACCTGTGCTGGCAACGGCCTGCGGCGGGGCTCGTGAAGTGGTCGAGGGCGTGGGTGTATTGTTCCCGCTCGGCGATGCCTCGCAGCTGGCCCAGGGTTTGAAGCATATGGCGTTGCTGGACGAGCAGCAGCGCGATGCATGCGCCTCGCACATGCTGCGGCGCCTGCGCGAGCGTTTCTCCGACCAGGCCGTGCGCGAAGCCTTCTGGCAACTGCCGCAGGTAAGTGCGCTGGTGGTGCGCAAGTGA
- a CDS encoding antimicrobial resistance protein Mig-14 encodes MLNHIQAWRERGWQVIDAAAYAETWARFGGSVATHPLVIEQLADLAQIPVRYLGWHQAGELKAGVATWGRHLALSKDVLKRAGKKGLFDLGNAEIILPAAGDAAAPLRHTARYLSELNQGRFSGLKAQKEQLAMARAHEDLSKKFRYNQRRELRLLEEAGGVVRPITDFSAQQIAAMYCDLFQRRWGFPATGAERMADVLERLRELLIGSVLLLDDKPIAIQLVYRVEAPQWISVEYVNGGVDPETKAFSPGSVLSFLNTQAAWDDARARNKPLRFSFGRADREYKDRWCNPVPVFQA; translated from the coding sequence ATGCTCAATCATATTCAGGCTTGGCGAGAGCGCGGATGGCAGGTGATCGACGCTGCCGCCTACGCCGAGACGTGGGCACGGTTCGGTGGCAGCGTTGCCACACACCCGCTGGTGATCGAGCAATTGGCGGACCTGGCGCAGATACCCGTGCGTTACCTGGGCTGGCATCAGGCAGGCGAGCTGAAGGCTGGCGTTGCGACCTGGGGGCGTCATTTGGCGCTGTCCAAGGACGTGCTCAAGCGTGCCGGCAAGAAAGGCCTGTTTGACCTGGGCAATGCCGAGATCATTCTGCCAGCCGCTGGCGATGCCGCCGCGCCCTTGCGCCATACCGCGCGCTACCTGTCCGAGCTGAACCAGGGGCGCTTCAGCGGCCTGAAGGCTCAGAAAGAGCAGTTGGCGATGGCCCGGGCGCATGAAGACCTGTCGAAGAAATTCCGCTACAACCAGCGCCGTGAGTTGCGCCTGCTGGAAGAGGCGGGTGGTGTGGTGCGCCCGATTACCGACTTCAGTGCCCAGCAGATCGCTGCTATGTACTGCGACCTGTTCCAGCGCCGCTGGGGGTTCCCGGCCACCGGTGCCGAGCGTATGGCCGATGTGCTCGAGCGCCTGCGTGAGCTGCTGATCGGCTCGGTGCTGTTGCTCGACGACAAGCCCATCGCCATACAGTTGGTCTATCGGGTCGAAGCGCCGCAGTGGATCAGTGTCGAGTACGTCAACGGCGGCGTCGACCCTGAGACCAAGGCCTTCAGCCCTGGCAGTGTACTGAGCTTCCTCAACACCCAAGCTGCCTGGGACGATGCTCGCGCACGCAACAAACCTCTGCGCTTCTCGTTCGGCCGTGCCGACCGCGAGTACAAGGACCGTTGGTGCAACCCCGTGCCGGTGTTCCAAGCGTGA